In Hahella sp. KA22, one genomic interval encodes:
- a CDS encoding MgtC/SapB family protein has product MNSLIDAQYPLPHLAMALLLGLTIGIQRGWVNRNEEAGHRVAGVRTFALIALLGGLATWLGEQIGEWVLAAGIIALALILIAAYVTSQRQRLDMSITSLIASMLTFFYGALCVMGEFSVAATMTVVTAILLDLKPELHGFLKKIRDEELDAGLKLLVMTVVMLPVLPNEGFGPWGAINPYEVWWMIVLISAISFVGYFAVKIGGPSKGILITSLFAGLSSSTALTLHLSRVAKDNQEHAPLLASGVLIACGTMFPRLLLVIYIVYPPLAYALTPPFALMALCVYAAAFYFWRSHSGITIEQPDLKQNPLEISSALFFGFLLLLIMLLSNALHEWLGASGVYALSAISGLSDVDAISLSLARLAKEPEKVALLVAAWGIFIAACSNSLVKAGLAWTIGNRPLGIKVAAALAASGVAGLAILLLSPIQIY; this is encoded by the coding sequence ATGAACAGTCTGATTGACGCGCAATATCCGCTACCCCATCTAGCCATGGCGCTGCTGCTTGGATTGACCATCGGCATACAGCGCGGCTGGGTCAATCGCAACGAGGAGGCCGGACATCGGGTTGCAGGGGTAAGAACATTCGCCTTAATTGCGCTCCTGGGGGGATTGGCTACTTGGCTGGGCGAACAAATAGGGGAGTGGGTGCTGGCGGCGGGCATCATCGCCCTGGCGCTGATCCTTATCGCCGCTTATGTCACCAGCCAGAGACAACGTCTGGACATGAGCATCACCAGTCTGATCGCCTCGATGCTGACTTTTTTCTATGGCGCTTTGTGCGTCATGGGAGAGTTTTCCGTTGCGGCCACCATGACGGTAGTAACCGCCATATTGCTCGACCTCAAGCCAGAGTTGCACGGGTTTCTGAAAAAGATACGAGATGAAGAGCTGGACGCCGGGCTCAAGTTATTGGTGATGACCGTCGTCATGCTGCCAGTACTGCCCAACGAAGGGTTCGGCCCGTGGGGCGCTATCAACCCCTATGAGGTTTGGTGGATGATCGTTTTGATCAGCGCCATCTCCTTTGTTGGCTATTTCGCAGTCAAAATAGGCGGCCCCTCCAAAGGAATCTTGATAACCAGTTTATTCGCAGGCTTGAGCTCCTCTACTGCGCTAACGCTACATTTGTCGCGGGTAGCGAAAGATAATCAGGAACATGCGCCGCTTCTGGCGTCAGGCGTGTTGATCGCCTGCGGCACTATGTTTCCGAGGCTATTGCTGGTTATCTATATCGTCTACCCACCGCTGGCTTACGCACTTACCCCTCCTTTCGCCCTCATGGCCCTCTGCGTATACGCCGCCGCGTTTTATTTCTGGCGCAGCCATTCGGGAATAACAATTGAGCAGCCCGATCTCAAACAGAACCCGCTGGAAATATCCTCCGCTCTGTTCTTCGGCTTTCTGCTGCTCCTCATCATGTTACTGTCCAATGCCCTGCACGAGTGGTTGGGAGCCAGTGGCGTCTACGCTCTCAGCGCCATATCCGGGCTTAGCGATGTGGACGCGATCAGTTTATCTCTAGCCCGACTCGCCAAAGAACCAGAGAAAGTGGCGTTACTGGTCGCCGCCTGGGGCATTTTTATCGCCGCTTGCAGCAATAGCCTGGTCAAGGCGGGTCTCGCATGGACCATCGGCAATCGTCCGTTGGGAATCAAAGTAGCGGCCGCCCTCGCTGCTTCCGGCGTTGCGGGACTGGCCATTTTGCTGCTGAGCCCGATACAGATCTATTAA
- the yegQ gene encoding tRNA 5-hydroxyuridine modification protein YegQ encodes MNKPELLAPAGSLKHMRFAFAYGADAVYAGQPRYSLRVRENDFNLATLAEGVEIARSQGKKFYVAANIAPHNSKVKTFLDDMAPVVEMRPDALIMSDPGLIMMVRDKWPDMPIHLSVQANAVNYAAVEFWRRQGLERVILSRELSLEEVAEIKEKSPQMELEVFVHGALCIAYSGRCLLSGYINKRDPNQGTCTNACRWKYNAIPATQDDAGNITPQTWEPAQSQSCSSTLGDGGVTSEMFLLQEDGRPDQLMPAFEDEHGTYIMNSKDLRAVQHVERLCRIGVHSLKIEGRTKSHYYVARTTQAYRQAIDDAVAGAPFNMALMDDLEKLAHRGYTEGFYRRHVHDEYQNYANGTSLSGKQQFVGEVLEYSPENGQALIDVKNKISIGDSVEIMTPSGNMNFIVKKMENKNGQNIDVAPGSGHRIRLALPENAPSRLDFSLLMRNL; translated from the coding sequence ATGAACAAACCTGAACTCCTGGCTCCGGCCGGCTCACTCAAACACATGCGCTTTGCATTCGCTTACGGAGCCGATGCGGTTTACGCCGGCCAGCCTCGCTACAGCCTGAGAGTGCGGGAGAATGATTTCAATCTCGCCACGCTGGCCGAAGGAGTCGAAATAGCGCGGTCACAAGGCAAAAAGTTTTATGTCGCCGCCAACATCGCCCCCCACAACAGCAAAGTAAAAACCTTTCTGGACGATATGGCTCCTGTAGTTGAGATGCGGCCAGACGCACTGATCATGTCCGACCCAGGACTGATTATGATGGTTCGCGACAAATGGCCGGACATGCCAATTCACCTCTCCGTGCAGGCGAACGCCGTCAACTATGCCGCTGTAGAGTTCTGGCGCCGACAAGGGCTGGAGCGGGTAATACTGTCGCGGGAGTTGTCTTTGGAGGAAGTCGCGGAGATCAAGGAAAAGTCCCCGCAGATGGAGCTGGAAGTTTTTGTGCATGGAGCCCTGTGCATCGCTTACTCTGGGCGCTGCCTATTGTCCGGCTACATCAATAAGCGCGACCCTAATCAAGGTACTTGTACAAATGCCTGCCGCTGGAAATACAACGCCATTCCAGCAACCCAGGATGACGCAGGCAATATCACTCCACAGACCTGGGAGCCAGCGCAATCTCAATCATGCAGCTCGACGCTGGGCGATGGCGGAGTCACCTCAGAAATGTTTCTGTTGCAGGAAGATGGTCGACCAGATCAGCTGATGCCCGCCTTTGAAGACGAACATGGCACTTACATTATGAACTCCAAAGACCTTCGCGCCGTGCAACATGTGGAGCGATTGTGTCGTATCGGCGTGCACTCTTTAAAAATCGAGGGGCGCACCAAATCTCATTATTACGTCGCCAGAACGACGCAAGCATACCGCCAGGCTATTGATGACGCTGTGGCTGGCGCACCGTTTAACATGGCGCTGATGGACGATCTGGAGAAGCTCGCGCACCGGGGCTATACCGAGGGCTTTTACCGACGCCATGTGCATGACGAGTATCAGAATTACGCAAATGGCACGTCACTGTCCGGCAAACAACAATTCGTCGGCGAAGTATTGGAATACTCTCCAGAAAATGGCCAGGCCTTGATTGACGTAAAAAACAAAATATCCATTGGAGACTCCGTCGAAATTATGACACCAAGTGGAAATATGAATTTTATTGTCAAAAAAATGGAAAATAAAAACGGACAAAATATTGACGTCGCCCCCGGCTCAGGACATCGCATTCGTCTGGCATTGCCGGAAAACGCACCGAGTCGCCTAGACTTCAGCTTACTCATGCGAAACCTCTAG
- a CDS encoding DUF2782 domain-containing protein — protein sequence MSFWIRKVLLALIILPLAAPTLAEDSAAEPEVQIRYGEKETHYEYRVNGELVQIKVVPKIGPEYYLVPSDTGEWVQSEKPRILVPSWKLLEW from the coding sequence ATGAGTTTTTGGATACGTAAAGTTTTGCTCGCGTTAATTATTCTTCCTTTGGCGGCCCCAACGCTGGCGGAAGATTCTGCGGCGGAGCCGGAAGTGCAGATTCGTTATGGCGAAAAGGAAACCCATTACGAGTATCGGGTGAACGGCGAACTGGTGCAGATCAAGGTCGTCCCCAAAATCGGGCCGGAATATTATCTGGTGCCTTCCGATACGGGCGAATGGGTGCAATCGGAAAAGCCGCGGATACTGGTTCCGAGCTGGAAGCTTCTGGAATGGTAA
- a CDS encoding fibronectin type III domain-containing protein codes for MKIELLGSETLLRARKLIAFLFLGTVVATGSGCNLSDSISGDSPKSAAHSGDATQGDDSSSSNPSAGVQGPITPKTLSWNTPWTREDGSSLALSEIAAYEVAYRNLSEGDDGRVVIDDVGVTSLKLSGFASGKYGFKVRVIDYDGVASDYSQEVTATLNNG; via the coding sequence ATGAAGATAGAATTGCTTGGCAGCGAAACCTTGCTTCGCGCCCGGAAGCTTATTGCATTTTTGTTTTTAGGAACCGTTGTTGCGACGGGTTCCGGTTGCAACCTGTCCGACTCGATAAGTGGAGACTCCCCAAAAAGCGCCGCACATAGCGGAGACGCTACACAGGGAGATGACTCTTCGTCGTCTAACCCCAGCGCGGGAGTACAAGGGCCGATTACGCCCAAAACTCTTTCCTGGAACACGCCCTGGACTCGTGAAGACGGCTCTTCCCTCGCCCTTAGCGAAATTGCCGCATACGAAGTGGCCTATCGCAACCTTTCCGAAGGCGACGATGGGCGCGTAGTGATAGATGACGTTGGCGTCACCTCATTGAAGCTGTCGGGGTTCGCTTCGGGCAAATACGGTTTTAAGGTAAGAGTGATTGATTATGATGGCGTGGCGAGCGACTACTCTCAGGAAGTCACCGCCACTCTGAATAACGGATAG
- a CDS encoding homoserine kinase: protein MAVFTRVSPEQLQTLLESYFDAPEVTEFQGIAAGIENTNYFVSVISGGEETRWVLTIFEMVTAEELPVFIDLMQGLAQQGFPAPAPHPMLDGSSLAYIEGKPCVLAPRIAGGHLDTPTLDQCAIAGDLLGAMHLASRSAPGRREVVRTVGWMQSHRDDLASHIKPDELALLNAEIEHFQQQADIWAQCPNGWIHGDLFVDNVMFDGDKVSGVIDFYHACHDCWLFDLAVACNDWCCDAEGHYDQEKLSAFVEAYDNKRPLSDLEKSQWSDALRVGALRFWISRLISQYGKGYQHEAERGNTLKNPDEMKAKLLSAHKIAAL from the coding sequence ATGGCGGTTTTTACGAGAGTGTCTCCAGAGCAATTGCAGACGTTGCTGGAATCTTATTTCGATGCGCCTGAAGTGACGGAATTTCAAGGTATTGCGGCGGGGATAGAAAACACCAACTACTTTGTCAGCGTAATAAGCGGCGGTGAAGAAACCCGCTGGGTGCTGACAATCTTTGAGATGGTGACCGCCGAAGAGCTCCCGGTTTTCATTGATCTGATGCAAGGACTGGCGCAGCAGGGCTTTCCCGCGCCGGCGCCCCATCCTATGTTGGATGGTTCATCCCTGGCCTATATAGAAGGCAAACCGTGTGTGCTGGCGCCTAGAATTGCCGGCGGTCATCTGGATACTCCCACTCTTGATCAGTGCGCCATTGCTGGCGATTTGCTTGGCGCTATGCATTTGGCCTCCCGGTCTGCGCCCGGTCGTCGTGAAGTGGTGCGTACAGTGGGGTGGATGCAGTCTCATCGGGATGATCTGGCTTCTCACATTAAGCCGGATGAACTGGCGTTGTTGAATGCGGAAATTGAGCATTTCCAGCAACAGGCGGATATTTGGGCGCAATGTCCAAACGGCTGGATTCACGGCGATCTGTTTGTCGATAACGTCATGTTCGATGGCGACAAAGTGAGCGGCGTTATCGACTTTTATCATGCTTGCCACGATTGCTGGCTGTTTGATCTCGCCGTCGCTTGTAATGATTGGTGCTGTGATGCGGAAGGGCATTACGATCAGGAGAAGTTGAGCGCTTTTGTTGAAGCTTACGACAACAAGCGCCCTTTGAGTGATCTCGAAAAAAGTCAATGGAGCGATGCGCTGCGGGTTGGTGCATTGCGGTTCTGGATTTCCCGCCTGATCAGTCAATACGGCAAAGGCTATCAGCATGAGGCTGAAAGAGGGAATACGCTGAAAAACCCAGATGAGATGAAGGCTAAATTACTGTCCGCGCATAAAATAGCCGCCCTGTAG